A portion of the Pseudomonas sp. PSE14 genome contains these proteins:
- a CDS encoding 5-guanidino-2-oxopentanoate decarboxylase translates to MTTCGEFLVKQLEAWGVDTVFGIPGVHTVELYRGLPHSDIRHITPRHEQGAGFMADGYARVTGKPGVCFIITGPGMTNILTAMGQAYADSIPMLVISSVNERSRLAHGNGYLHELPNQRAMTAGVTAFSHTLMSVEELPAVLARAFAVFDSERPRPVHIELPLDIITAPADHMQVRPRVQLARPAPARSPLHEAAAKLAKAKNPLLLLGGGCVEAQAEARALAIALDAPTALTINAKGLLQPDHPLLIGSNQSLVPVRELAEQADVVLAIGTELGETDYDVVFDGNFKIGGELIRIDIDPQQLMRNYAPSIAIHADARTAMRGLLELLPAREADAGSPGAQRAAKVRAQLAEDFSGWAHYRELFGKILEVLPDARFVGDSTQTVYSGNHLVELDGGRRWFNASTGYGTLGYGLPAAIGAKLGEPGRPVISLMGDGGLQFTMTELASAVEAKVGIIVLLWNNYGYGEIKRYMERRDITPLGVDIYTPDFLAIAKGFGCAAERARDHAHLQELLRNAPSDRPLIVEVMEAAPFAP, encoded by the coding sequence ATGACCACCTGCGGCGAATTCCTCGTCAAGCAACTCGAAGCCTGGGGCGTGGACACCGTCTTCGGTATCCCCGGCGTACACACCGTCGAGCTGTACCGTGGCCTGCCCCACAGCGATATCCGCCACATCACCCCGCGCCACGAACAGGGTGCCGGCTTCATGGCCGACGGCTACGCCCGCGTCACCGGCAAGCCGGGCGTGTGCTTCATCATCACCGGCCCGGGCATGACCAACATCCTCACCGCCATGGGCCAGGCCTACGCCGACTCCATCCCCATGCTGGTGATCTCGAGCGTCAACGAGCGCTCGCGCCTGGCCCACGGCAACGGCTACCTGCACGAACTGCCCAACCAGCGCGCCATGACCGCTGGCGTCACCGCCTTCAGCCACACCCTGATGAGCGTCGAGGAACTGCCGGCCGTGCTGGCCCGCGCCTTCGCCGTGTTCGACAGCGAACGTCCGCGCCCGGTGCACATCGAGCTGCCGCTGGACATCATCACCGCCCCGGCCGACCACATGCAGGTGCGCCCGCGCGTGCAGCTGGCCCGCCCTGCCCCGGCCCGCTCGCCGCTGCATGAAGCTGCCGCCAAGCTGGCCAAGGCGAAGAACCCGCTGCTGCTGCTCGGTGGCGGCTGCGTCGAGGCCCAGGCCGAAGCCCGCGCCCTGGCCATCGCCCTGGATGCGCCGACCGCGCTGACCATCAACGCCAAGGGCCTGCTGCAGCCCGACCACCCGCTGCTGATCGGCAGCAACCAGTCGCTGGTGCCCGTGCGTGAGCTGGCCGAGCAGGCCGACGTGGTCCTGGCCATCGGCACCGAGCTGGGCGAGACCGACTACGACGTGGTGTTCGACGGCAACTTCAAGATCGGCGGCGAGCTGATCCGCATCGACATCGACCCGCAGCAACTGATGCGCAACTACGCGCCGAGCATCGCCATCCACGCCGACGCCCGCACCGCCATGCGCGGCCTGCTGGAACTGCTGCCGGCCCGTGAAGCCGACGCCGGCAGCCCCGGCGCCCAGCGTGCGGCCAAGGTGCGCGCGCAACTGGCCGAAGACTTCAGCGGTTGGGCGCACTACCGCGAGCTGTTCGGCAAGATCCTCGAAGTGCTGCCCGACGCCCGCTTCGTCGGCGACTCGACCCAGACCGTCTACAGCGGCAACCACCTGGTGGAACTGGACGGCGGCCGCCGCTGGTTCAACGCTTCCACCGGCTACGGCACTCTGGGCTACGGCCTGCCGGCGGCCATCGGCGCCAAGCTCGGCGAGCCGGGCCGCCCGGTGATCAGCCTGATGGGCGATGGTGGTCTGCAATTCACCATGACCGAACTGGCCAGCGCCGTGGAAGCCAAGGTGGGCATCATCGTCCTGCTGTGGAACAACTACGGCTACGGCGAGATCAAGCGCTACATGGAACGCCGCGACATCACTCCGCTGGGCGTGGACATCTACACCCCGGACTTCCTCGCCATCGCCAAGGGCTTCGGCTGCGCCGCCGAGCGCGCCCGCGACCACGCGCACCTGCAGGAACTGCTGCGCAACGCCCCGAGCGATCGCCCGCTGATCGTGGAAGTGATGGAAGCGGCGCCGTTCGCGCCTTAA
- a CDS encoding extracellular solute-binding protein → MNKNNALRGLLAAATLATACAASAAPEVRIYNWFDYIGPDTLKGFQADTGIKPQYDVYDSNEVLEAKLLSGHSGYDVVVPSDGFLPNYLKAGVFQPLDKSKLPNWKNLNPALLKVLESKDPGNQYVMPYMWGTNGIAYNVDKVKAVLGDNAPLDSWDLVFKPENLAKLKSCGVAFLDSPTEVIPQVLHYLGLSPNSRNPEDYKKAEALLMQLRPNITYFSSSKFVTDLANGDVCVALAWSGGAMQAANRAKEAKNGIRIEYRIPKEGAAAWFDVLAIPKDSKNVEQAHAFLNYLLRPEVVAPISDYVAYANPNQEADKLISAELRDNPNVYPSAEVQARLYSVEPLPQKLERIRTRTWSQVKSGK, encoded by the coding sequence ATGAACAAGAATAACGCGCTGCGCGGCCTGCTCGCCGCGGCCACCCTCGCCACTGCCTGCGCCGCCAGCGCCGCGCCGGAAGTGCGCATCTACAACTGGTTCGACTACATCGGTCCGGACACCTTGAAGGGTTTCCAGGCCGACACCGGGATCAAGCCGCAATACGACGTCTACGATAGCAACGAAGTGCTGGAAGCCAAGCTGCTCTCGGGTCATTCCGGCTATGACGTGGTGGTGCCCAGCGACGGCTTCCTGCCCAATTACCTGAAGGCCGGCGTGTTCCAGCCGCTGGACAAGAGCAAACTGCCGAACTGGAAGAACCTCAACCCCGCGCTGCTCAAGGTGCTGGAGAGCAAGGACCCGGGCAACCAGTACGTGATGCCCTACATGTGGGGCACCAACGGCATCGCCTACAACGTCGACAAGGTCAAGGCCGTACTCGGTGACAACGCGCCGCTGGACTCCTGGGACCTGGTGTTCAAGCCCGAGAACCTGGCCAAGCTGAAGTCCTGTGGCGTGGCCTTCCTCGACTCGCCCACCGAGGTGATCCCGCAGGTGCTGCACTACCTGGGTCTGTCGCCCAACAGCCGCAATCCCGAGGACTACAAGAAGGCCGAGGCGCTGCTGATGCAACTGCGCCCGAACATCACCTATTTCAGCTCCTCGAAGTTCGTCACCGACCTCGCCAACGGCGACGTCTGCGTGGCCCTGGCCTGGTCCGGCGGCGCGATGCAGGCGGCCAACCGTGCCAAGGAAGCCAAGAACGGCATCAGGATCGAGTACCGCATTCCCAAGGAAGGCGCCGCGGCCTGGTTCGACGTGCTGGCGATTCCGAAGGATTCGAAGAACGTCGAGCAGGCCCATGCCTTCCTCAACTACCTGCTGCGTCCGGAAGTGGTGGCGCCGATCTCCGACTACGTGGCCTACGCCAACCCCAACCAGGAAGCGGACAAGCTGATCTCGGCGGAGCTGCGCGACAACCCCAACGTCTATCCGAGCGCCGAGGTGCAGGCCCGCCTGTACTCGGTGGAGCCGCTGCCGCAGAAGCTTGAGCGCATCCGCACCCGTACCTGGAGCCAGGTGAAGTCGGGCAAGTGA
- a CDS encoding DUF3772 domain-containing protein, whose product MRKTIARACCHALLALMLSLAGATAALAGEPSTTTPASAFELPDLPDEASLDQLSERLELIRQRVSADSDDSLLASLRQAALQVQLRAEQSAGDLSTRLARTGDQLKVLGPEVAGEADNLTRQRNDLLAEQKQLTNQVQRVNQVDSAAQDLAAQIVNLRRSQLNSQIATRSPPPFSPRFWSNLIRPTDDDLARLSAVHAQVADSLAEAWQPGNRAPFIVCLIAAALLWIPGRRLLEGLLTKAMIRWIPVGRLRRSALALSVSLATIVTLGGGAALIREGLDWHEQLGGNMSNLADQLLALVIFCTFTAGLGRGLLAVQRPSWRLPDLPDPVAKSLSHFPWLMAWLLLLLGTQERLNSASGASLALTAAVNGITALATAVLFAAALYGYRRSSRETNYEASPLTSVMVMAILLTVLLILLALFSGYLSLAYFLAGKLLWASVICASGYLLTALFGDLCEALLSPKHPIGERLAQNLGVNPQHQAQFTTLLTGTGRTLLVLTTLLVAFSTSGTSPGELLQGLVQLVKSGQSLGRLNIVPQDILLALATLAGGLFGLRLLKRWLADELLPETSMDVGMRASLVTLVGYIGMVILVLLVLSALRINLTSLTWVVSALSVGIGFGLQAIVQNFISGLILLTERPVKVGDWVSLTGGVEGDIRRINVRATEIQMSDQSTVIVPNSQFISQNVRNVTMSNALGVVSISLTLPLDTDVLKVREVLLGAFAEHESITATPATSVTFKELGATGLTLGVSGYVNSPRAVATARSDLLFTILGRLRELGIPLSSPQSLVLQQPLPVPEQPLQKTEE is encoded by the coding sequence ATGCGCAAAACCATCGCACGGGCATGCTGCCATGCCCTGTTGGCACTGATGTTGTCGCTGGCCGGCGCCACCGCCGCGCTGGCGGGCGAGCCAAGCACGACGACGCCAGCCTCCGCCTTCGAGCTGCCGGACCTCCCCGACGAGGCGAGCCTGGATCAGTTGAGTGAGCGTCTGGAGCTGATTCGCCAGCGCGTTTCCGCCGACAGCGACGACAGCCTGCTGGCCTCCTTGCGCCAGGCCGCGCTGCAGGTCCAGCTACGCGCGGAACAGAGCGCGGGCGACCTCAGCACCCGCTTGGCGCGCACCGGGGATCAGCTCAAGGTACTCGGTCCGGAAGTCGCCGGCGAAGCGGACAACCTCACCCGCCAGCGTAATGACCTGCTGGCGGAACAGAAGCAACTGACCAATCAGGTACAGCGCGTCAACCAGGTGGACAGCGCCGCCCAGGACCTCGCCGCGCAGATCGTCAACCTGCGCCGCAGCCAACTCAACTCACAGATCGCCACGCGCTCCCCGCCCCCCTTCAGCCCGCGTTTCTGGTCCAACCTGATCCGCCCCACCGACGACGACCTGGCGCGTCTGAGCGCCGTCCACGCCCAGGTGGCCGACAGCCTCGCCGAGGCCTGGCAGCCCGGGAACCGCGCGCCCTTCATCGTCTGCCTGATCGCCGCCGCGTTGCTCTGGATACCGGGCCGGCGCCTGCTGGAAGGATTGCTGACCAAGGCGATGATCCGCTGGATTCCCGTCGGCCGTCTGCGGCGCAGCGCCCTGGCCCTGTCGGTGAGCCTGGCGACCATCGTCACCCTGGGCGGCGGCGCAGCGCTGATCCGCGAAGGCCTGGACTGGCACGAACAGCTCGGCGGCAACATGTCCAACCTGGCGGACCAACTGCTGGCGCTGGTGATCTTCTGCACCTTCACCGCGGGCCTTGGCCGTGGCCTGCTGGCGGTGCAGCGTCCGTCCTGGCGCCTGCCCGACCTGCCTGACCCGGTGGCCAAGTCCCTATCGCACTTCCCCTGGCTGATGGCCTGGCTGCTCCTGCTGCTGGGCACCCAGGAGCGCCTGAACAGCGCCAGCGGCGCCAGCCTCGCCCTGACCGCCGCGGTCAACGGCATCACCGCGCTGGCCACTGCGGTGCTGTTCGCCGCTGCGCTGTACGGCTACCGCCGCAGCAGCCGCGAAACGAACTACGAAGCCTCCCCGCTCACCAGCGTGATGGTGATGGCAATCCTGCTTACGGTGCTGCTGATCCTGCTCGCCCTGTTCAGCGGCTACCTCTCGCTGGCCTACTTCCTTGCCGGCAAGCTGCTCTGGGCCAGCGTGATCTGCGCCAGCGGCTACCTGCTGACCGCCCTGTTCGGCGACCTCTGCGAGGCCCTGCTGTCGCCCAAGCACCCTATCGGCGAGCGCCTGGCGCAGAACCTCGGGGTCAACCCGCAGCACCAGGCGCAATTCACCACGCTGCTGACCGGCACGGGCCGCACCCTGCTGGTGCTGACGACTCTGCTGGTGGCCTTCTCCACTTCCGGCACCAGTCCGGGCGAGCTGCTGCAAGGCCTGGTGCAACTGGTGAAAAGCGGCCAGTCGCTGGGCCGCCTGAACATCGTCCCGCAGGACATCCTGCTGGCCCTGGCGACGCTCGCCGGCGGCCTGTTCGGCCTGCGTCTGCTCAAGCGCTGGCTGGCCGACGAGCTGCTGCCGGAAACCAGCATGGACGTAGGCATGCGCGCCTCCCTGGTGACCCTGGTCGGCTACATCGGCATGGTCATCCTGGTGCTGCTGGTGCTCTCGGCCCTGCGCATCAACCTCACCAGCCTGACCTGGGTGGTCAGCGCCCTGTCGGTGGGCATCGGCTTCGGCCTGCAGGCCATCGTGCAGAACTTCATCTCCGGCCTAATCCTGCTCACCGAGCGCCCGGTGAAGGTCGGCGACTGGGTCAGCCTGACCGGCGGAGTGGAAGGCGATATCCGCCGGATCAACGTGCGCGCCACGGAAATCCAGATGTCCGACCAGTCCACGGTGATCGTTCCCAACTCGCAGTTCATCTCGCAGAACGTGCGCAACGTAACCATGAGCAACGCGCTGGGTGTGGTCAGCATCAGCCTGACGCTGCCGCTGGATACCGACGTGCTGAAAGTCCGCGAGGTGCTGCTGGGCGCCTTCGCCGAGCATGAGTCGATCACCGCCACGCCGGCCACCTCGGTGACCTTCAAGGAACTCGGCGCAACCGGGCTGACCCTGGGGGTGTCGGGCTACGTGAACAGCCCGCGTGCGGTGGCGACCGCACGCAGCGACCTGCTGTTCACCATCCTCGGGCGCCTGCGCGAGCTGGGCATCCCGCTGTCCTCGCCGCAGAGCCTGGTGCTGCAGCAACCTCTGCCGGTCCCGGAACAGCCGCTGCAGAAGACCGAGGAATGA
- a CDS encoding DMT family transporter, with protein MIPERKNADAFAIQTMTGLCVIWGIQQVAVKLAAPDIAPIMQAFGRNAIAAVLLALLMCWRGGWEGLRQGTLKGGMLAGVLCAAEFFFIAQGLVYTSASHMAVFLYTAPIFSALALHFLLPSERLRRLQWLGIAVCFGGILLCFGGGFDLAGMDSRMLLGDALGVLAGLSWGMTTVAVRTTRLSEAPPSLTLFYQMFAAALLLPLTALALGKTHEVSLTVMSVGSVLFQGVVVSFFSYFCWFWLLRRYLASNLSVFSFMTPMFGIAFGVLILGEPLSLNFVGGAVLVLAGITLVSSEQWIRSKLRRR; from the coding sequence ATGATTCCCGAACGCAAGAACGCCGATGCGTTCGCCATCCAGACGATGACCGGCCTGTGCGTGATCTGGGGCATCCAGCAGGTCGCGGTGAAGCTGGCTGCGCCGGACATTGCGCCGATCATGCAGGCCTTCGGGCGCAACGCAATCGCCGCCGTGCTGCTGGCGTTGCTGATGTGCTGGCGCGGCGGCTGGGAAGGCCTGCGCCAGGGCACCCTCAAGGGCGGCATGCTGGCCGGGGTGCTGTGCGCCGCGGAGTTCTTCTTCATCGCCCAGGGGCTGGTCTACACCTCCGCCTCGCACATGGCGGTGTTCCTCTACACGGCGCCGATCTTCTCCGCGCTGGCCCTGCATTTCCTGCTGCCCAGCGAGCGCCTGCGGCGTTTGCAGTGGCTGGGTATCGCGGTGTGCTTCGGTGGCATCCTGCTGTGCTTCGGTGGCGGTTTCGACCTCGCCGGGATGGACAGCCGCATGCTGCTCGGCGACGCCCTGGGTGTGCTCGCCGGGCTGTCCTGGGGTATGACCACGGTGGCGGTGCGTACGACGCGCCTGTCCGAGGCGCCGCCGAGCCTGACGCTGTTCTACCAGATGTTCGCCGCCGCCCTGCTGCTGCCGCTCACCGCACTGGCGCTGGGCAAGACTCACGAGGTCAGCCTCACGGTGATGAGCGTGGGCAGCGTGCTGTTCCAGGGCGTTGTGGTGTCGTTCTTCAGCTACTTCTGCTGGTTCTGGCTGCTGCGCCGTTACCTGGCGTCGAATCTGTCGGTGTTTTCCTTCATGACGCCGATGTTCGGCATCGCCTTCGGCGTGCTGATCCTGGGCGAGCCGCTGAGCCTGAACTTCGTCGGCGGTGCGGTGCTGGTGCTGGCCGGCATCACCCTGGTCAGCAGCGAACAGTGGATACGCAGCAAGCTGCGTCGTCGATGA
- a CDS encoding PA1414 family protein, with translation MKVWLQGIAWKLAVTLGLIEPPRLQPIPIRSDEQRRLMEQRRRY, from the coding sequence ATGAAAGTCTGGCTGCAAGGCATCGCGTGGAAACTGGCTGTCACGCTCGGACTGATCGAGCCTCCACGTTTGCAACCCATCCCCATCCGCAGCGACGAACAACGTCGCCTGATGGAGCAGCGCCGGCGCTACTGA
- a CDS encoding VOC family protein, which produces MSVELDHLLVPAADKLAAARQIAELLDVPWAREGVGPFVPVFVNPGLTLDFDQWEEPFPRLHFCFRVSEAEFDAILARLRDAGIAWRSRVHGPVDHQVDTENGGRILYWNEPDGHQWEILTVSYARQDGAA; this is translated from the coding sequence ATGAGCGTAGAACTGGATCACCTGCTGGTACCCGCTGCCGACAAGCTGGCCGCGGCACGGCAAATCGCGGAACTACTGGACGTACCCTGGGCGCGCGAAGGCGTCGGCCCGTTCGTGCCGGTATTCGTCAATCCGGGACTGACCCTGGATTTCGACCAGTGGGAAGAGCCCTTCCCCCGCCTGCACTTCTGCTTCCGGGTCAGCGAAGCGGAATTCGATGCGATCCTCGCGCGTCTGCGCGACGCCGGCATCGCCTGGCGCAGCCGGGTACACGGGCCGGTGGATCATCAGGTCGACACGGAAAACGGCGGACGCATCCTCTACTGGAACGAGCCGGACGGCCACCAGTGGGAAATCCTCACCGTCAGTTATGCCCGCCAGGACGGCGCAGCATGA
- a CDS encoding MBL fold metallo-hydrolase produces the protein MKIVTRDRWFEVRHCYDGVSLIHEPYVRPFYRCNLWHIQGRDRDVLVDSGSGLVSLREQLPWLTERPLLAVASHTHFDHIAGHHEFDERLVHPAEADILANPDGERTLATAFVGDEMFDAHPDCPLCYAEYRVKAAPATRTIDEGDVLDLGDRTLQVLHTPGHSPGGISLWEEKTQTLFSGDIIYDGPLIEDAYHSNLDDYAKSLARLRELPVRTVHGGHFPSFSGERLKSMIDDWFKAHE, from the coding sequence ATGAAAATCGTCACCCGCGACCGCTGGTTCGAAGTCCGCCACTGCTACGACGGCGTCAGCCTGATCCACGAGCCTTACGTCCGTCCCTTCTACCGCTGCAACCTGTGGCACATCCAGGGCCGCGACCGCGACGTACTGGTGGACAGCGGCTCCGGCCTAGTCAGTCTGCGCGAACAACTGCCCTGGCTCACCGAGCGTCCGCTGCTGGCGGTCGCCAGCCATACCCACTTCGACCACATCGCCGGCCACCATGAGTTCGACGAACGCCTGGTGCATCCGGCCGAAGCCGACATCCTCGCCAATCCCGACGGCGAGCGCACCCTGGCCACCGCCTTCGTCGGCGACGAGATGTTCGACGCTCACCCGGACTGTCCGCTGTGCTACGCCGAATACCGGGTCAAGGCCGCGCCGGCCACCCGCACCATCGACGAAGGCGACGTGCTCGACCTGGGCGACCGCACGCTGCAAGTGCTGCATACCCCCGGTCATTCGCCGGGCGGCATCAGCCTATGGGAAGAGAAGACGCAGACGCTGTTCTCCGGCGACATCATCTACGACGGCCCACTGATCGAGGACGCCTACCACTCCAACCTCGACGACTATGCGAAAAGTCTGGCGCGCCTGCGCGAGCTGCCGGTACGCACCGTTCATGGCGGGCACTTCCCGAGTTTCTCCGGGGAGCGCCTGAAGTCGATGATCGACGACTGGTTCAAGGCCCACGAATAA
- a CDS encoding sodium:solute symporter: MALDIFVVLIYAAGMLILGWYGMRRAKTHEEFLVAGRNLGPSFYMGTMAATVLGGASTVGTVRLGYVHGISGFWLCAALGAGIIALNLFLAKPLLKLRIFTVTQVLERRYNPMARQASAVIMFAYALMIGVVSTLAIGTVMQVLFGLPFWVSVLLGGGVVVVYSTIGGMWSLTLTDIVQFIIKTVGLMFVLLPICLYRVGGWDELVAKLPASAFSFHTIGYDTIITYFLIYFFGILIGQDIWQRVFTARNENVAKYAGTTAGVYCVIYGLVGALIGMCAKVLLPDLDNVNNAFAAIVQSALPDGIRGLVIAAALAAMMSTASAGLLAASTTITEDLLPKLRGGKESSLGTSRLFTALTGLVVLAIALVVNDVISALTLAYNLLVGGMLIPLIGAIYWKRATTAGAITSMALGFITALVFMLKDGFDANTPIYYSLAVGLVSFIVVSLMSPRPVAVADAA, translated from the coding sequence ATGAGGAATTCCTGGTGGCCGGTCGGAACCTCGGCCCGTCCTTCTACATGGGCACCATGGCGGCAACCGTACTGGGCGGGGCGTCCACCGTGGGCACCGTGCGCCTGGGCTATGTCCATGGCATCTCCGGCTTCTGGCTGTGCGCGGCCCTGGGCGCCGGCATCATCGCGCTGAACCTGTTCCTGGCCAAGCCGCTGCTCAAGCTGCGCATCTTCACCGTGACCCAGGTGCTGGAGCGTCGCTACAACCCGATGGCCCGCCAGGCTTCGGCAGTGATCATGTTCGCCTACGCACTGATGATCGGCGTGGTTTCCACCCTGGCCATCGGTACCGTGATGCAGGTGCTGTTCGGTCTGCCGTTCTGGGTCTCCGTCCTGCTGGGCGGCGGCGTGGTCGTGGTGTACTCCACCATCGGCGGCATGTGGTCGCTGACCCTGACCGACATCGTGCAGTTCATCATCAAGACCGTCGGCCTGATGTTCGTGCTGCTGCCGATCTGCCTGTACCGCGTGGGCGGCTGGGATGAGCTGGTGGCCAAGCTGCCGGCCAGCGCCTTCAGCTTCCACACCATCGGCTACGACACCATCATCACCTACTTCCTGATCTACTTCTTCGGCATCCTGATCGGCCAGGACATCTGGCAGCGCGTGTTCACCGCCCGCAACGAGAACGTAGCCAAGTACGCCGGCACCACCGCGGGCGTGTACTGCGTGATCTACGGCCTGGTCGGCGCCCTGATCGGCATGTGCGCCAAGGTGCTGCTGCCTGACCTCGACAACGTCAACAACGCCTTCGCCGCTATCGTCCAGTCCGCCCTGCCGGACGGCATCCGTGGCCTGGTGATCGCCGCCGCCCTGGCCGCCATGATGTCCACCGCCAGCGCCGGCCTGCTCGCCGCTTCCACCACCATCACCGAAGACCTGCTGCCCAAGCTGCGCGGCGGCAAGGAATCGAGCCTGGGCACCAGCCGCCTGTTCACCGCCCTGACCGGTCTGGTGGTACTGGCCATCGCCCTGGTCGTGAATGACGTGATCAGCGCCCTGACCCTGGCCTACAACCTGCTGGTAGGCGGCATGCTGATCCCGCTGATCGGCGCCATCTACTGGAAGCGCGCCACCACCGCCGGCGCCATCACCAGCATGGCCCTGGGCTTCATCACCGCCCTGGTATTCATGCTCAAGGATGGCTTCGACGCCAACACCCCGATCTACTACAGTCTGGCCGTCGGCCTGGTCAGCTTCATCGTCGTCAGCCTGATGTCGCCCCGCCCGGTTGCGGTCGCCGACGCAGCCTGA
- a CDS encoding histone deacetylase family protein: MLTVYSDDHRLHFGQSELVDGKLQPCFEMPSRADTVLARVKSQNLGEVIAPKDFGLEPILRTHNTRYVEFLKGAWARWAAEGHTGDLVSTTFPGRRLRRDGPIPTALMGELGHYSFDTEAPITAGTWQAIYSSAQVALTAQDHMRQGANMAFGLCRPPGHHAGSDFMGGYCFLNNAAIVSQAFLDQGAKRVAILDVDYHHGNGTQDIFYRRNDVLFASIHGDPLVEYPYFLGHADEHGEGAGEGYNHNYPLAHGTGWDGWSAALEDACRKIAAYAPDAVVVSLGVDTYKDDPISQFKLDSPDYLRMGERIAAMGIPTLFIMEGGYAVEAIGVNAVNVLQGFEANAR, from the coding sequence ATGCTCACGGTCTACAGCGACGATCACCGCCTGCACTTCGGCCAGTCCGAACTGGTCGACGGCAAACTCCAGCCCTGCTTCGAAATGCCCAGCCGCGCGGACACCGTGCTGGCCCGCGTGAAGTCGCAGAACCTCGGCGAAGTCATCGCGCCGAAGGACTTCGGCCTCGAGCCGATCCTGCGCACCCACAACACCCGTTACGTCGAATTCCTCAAGGGCGCCTGGGCCCGCTGGGCGGCCGAAGGCCACACCGGCGACCTGGTTTCCACCACCTTCCCGGGCCGCCGCCTGCGCCGTGACGGTCCGATCCCCACCGCACTGATGGGCGAGCTGGGCCATTACAGCTTCGACACCGAGGCGCCGATCACCGCCGGTACCTGGCAGGCCATCTACAGCTCGGCCCAGGTCGCGCTGACCGCCCAGGACCACATGCGCCAGGGTGCCAACATGGCCTTCGGTCTGTGCCGTCCGCCGGGTCACCACGCCGGTAGCGACTTCATGGGCGGTTACTGCTTCCTGAACAACGCCGCCATCGTCAGCCAGGCGTTCCTCGACCAGGGCGCCAAGCGCGTGGCCATCCTCGATGTGGACTACCACCACGGCAACGGCACTCAGGACATCTTCTACCGCCGCAATGACGTGCTGTTCGCCTCGATCCATGGCGACCCGCTGGTGGAGTACCCGTACTTCCTCGGCCACGCCGACGAGCACGGCGAAGGCGCCGGTGAAGGTTACAACCACAACTACCCGCTGGCCCACGGCACCGGCTGGGATGGCTGGTCCGCCGCGCTGGAAGACGCCTGTCGCAAGATCGCCGCCTATGCGCCGGACGCGGTGGTGGTCTCCCTGGGCGTGGACACCTACAAGGACGACCCGATCTCCCAGTTCAAGCTGGACAGCCCGGACTACCTGCGCATGGGCGAGCGCATCGCCGCAATGGGTATCCCGACCCTGTTCATCATGGAAGGCGGTTACGCGGTCGAGGCCATCGGCGTCAACGCAGTGAACGTGCTGCAAGGCTTTGAGGCCAACGCCCGTTGA